The following are encoded together in the Anaerostipes caccae L1-92 genome:
- a CDS encoding aminotransferase class III-fold pyridoxal phosphate-dependent enzyme yields MKAYSYDKSFELYDRANEVVPCGLYGHLGVGRARLNPMGCYPLFSERAEGTYIWDVDGNRFIDYACAYGPNALGYQDPDVDAAAMRQREKGNCTTVVSPVMIECAEKLVETINCADWAFFAKNGGDVTTLAVMTARHATGRKKIIMMEHGYHGVYQWCQKAGTPGVLDEEICNNLYVPFNDFEAIKKMVDDHPGEIAGILSMPYDHISHYDNVLPDEDYWPKVRKLCDEKGIVLIIDDVRAGFRMDLAGSDHYFGIKADLLTLGKAIANGWNMAALVGRKEMREAVEDMNYTGSYWLSAVPLAASVAAITKMKEINAVGIMQKTGEKLTRGLKQTADANGVKLSTTGLPSLFKIILKDPDESLIPHQVWVGEMVRRGVYISHFHNMFTNTVMTDEDLQYTFDVADEAFKIVTKKYPEILI; encoded by the coding sequence ATGAAAGCATACAGCTATGACAAAAGTTTTGAGTTATATGACCGGGCTAATGAGGTTGTGCCCTGCGGACTGTACGGACACTTGGGTGTCGGCAGGGCAAGGCTGAATCCCATGGGATGTTACCCTCTGTTTTCAGAGCGGGCAGAGGGAACTTATATCTGGGATGTGGACGGGAACCGTTTTATTGACTATGCATGTGCTTACGGACCGAATGCCCTGGGATATCAGGATCCGGATGTGGATGCTGCGGCGATGAGACAGAGGGAAAAAGGAAACTGTACCACGGTTGTCTCCCCGGTTATGATCGAGTGTGCAGAAAAACTGGTGGAGACGATTAACTGTGCGGACTGGGCTTTTTTCGCAAAGAACGGGGGAGATGTGACGACCCTGGCTGTCATGACGGCCCGCCATGCCACCGGACGCAAAAAGATTATTATGATGGAACACGGATATCACGGCGTGTATCAGTGGTGTCAGAAAGCAGGGACACCAGGGGTGCTGGATGAAGAGATCTGCAATAATCTATATGTACCTTTTAATGACTTTGAGGCTATCAAAAAGATGGTGGACGATCATCCGGGAGAGATCGCAGGAATCCTTTCTATGCCTTATGATCATATTTCACATTATGACAATGTACTGCCGGACGAGGACTATTGGCCGAAAGTAAGAAAACTCTGTGATGAGAAAGGAATCGTGCTGATCATTGACGATGTGCGGGCAGGATTCCGCATGGACCTTGCAGGGTCCGATCATTATTTTGGAATCAAAGCGGATCTGCTGACACTGGGAAAAGCCATTGCCAACGGCTGGAACATGGCGGCACTGGTCGGACGAAAAGAGATGAGAGAGGCAGTGGAAGACATGAACTATACGGGAAGCTACTGGCTGTCCGCAGTTCCGCTCGCCGCCTCTGTTGCAGCAATCACGAAGATGAAGGAGATCAACGCTGTCGGGATCATGCAGAAGACAGGAGAAAAGCTGACGAGGGGCCTTAAGCAGACCGCGGACGCAAATGGAGTAAAATTAAGTACTACCGGGCTTCCGTCTCTGTTTAAGATCATTTTGAAGGACCCCGACGAGTCCCTGATCCCACATCAGGTTTGGGTTGGAGAGATGGTGAGAAGGGGTGTCTATATCTCTCATTTTCATAATATGTTTACCAATACGGTTATGACGGACGAGGATTTGCAGTATACTTTTGACGTGGCGGATGAAGCATTTAAAATTGTTACAAAAAAATATCCTGAGATATTAATATAA